A single window of Alosa alosa isolate M-15738 ecotype Scorff River chromosome 11, AALO_Geno_1.1, whole genome shotgun sequence DNA harbors:
- the tnni1c gene encoding troponin I, skeletal, slow c, protein MADDDDAPRPMSPKQIHAKPKSKISASRKLSLKILLLQRAMEDLEAETVARDEEKVRYLGEKIPPLQTSGLKMEELQKLCKQLHAKIDVVDEERYDCEAKVIKNGKDIHELKLKVQDLGGKFKKPALRKVRVSAEEMMKALLGSKHKGTMDLRANLKSVKKEELKQEKAPAEVGDWRKNVEAMSGMEGRKKMFDASGGGGQ, encoded by the exons CCAAAGTCCAAGATCTCGGCCTCCAGAAAGTTGTCCCTGAAG atcctGCTACTTCAGCGGGCAATGGAGGACCTTGAGGCAGAAACGGTTGCTCGTGATGAGGAAAAAGTGCGCTACCTAGGAGAGAAAATCCCACCCCTTCAGACGTCTGGGCTGAAAATGGAAGAACTACAG AAACTGTGTAAACAGCTCCATGCCAAGATTGATGTTGTGGATGAGGAGCGGTATGACTGTGAGGCCAAAGTCATCAAGAATGGAAAGGAT ATCCATGAGCTGAAACTGAAGGTACAGGACCTGGGCGGTAAGTTCAAGAAGCCGGCCCTGAGGAAGGTGCGTGTGTCTGCAGAGGAGATGATGAAGGCCCTGCTGGGATCCAAACACAAAGGCACTATGGACCTCAGGGCCAACCTCAAATCTGTCAAGAAGGAGGAGCTCAAACAagagaag GCACCTGCTGAGGTTGGAGACTGGCGTAAGAACGTGGAGGCCATGTCTGGCATGGAGGGCAGGAAGAAGATGTTCGACGCCAGTGGCGGAGGCGGCCAGTGA